In Deltaproteobacteria bacterium GWC2_65_14, the following proteins share a genomic window:
- a CDS encoding selenocysteine-specific translation elongation factor produces the protein MSGKVIVGTAGHIDHGKSALVRALTGTDPDRLKEEKERGITIELGFARLSLPSGILAGIVDVPGHERFVRTMVAGAAGIDIVMLVIAADEGVMPQTREHLDICRLLAIRGGLVALTKRDKVDPDWAALQEEEVRSFVRGTFLEDAPIVPVSSVTGEGLPRLVSELDRIASAVPGKDPSLFFRLPVDRSFTMKGFGTVVTGTVVGGTVRSGDEVQVLPGGESAKVRGLQVHGGPAAHSTAGTRTAVNLQGLEKESVPRGAVLCHPGTFAPTKAVDAFLEYLPLVPKPLRSRARVSFHAGTFSCLGRVFLYGTAGIPPGGSGYARIELEEEHILGGGDRFILRGFAPLENFGYTIGGGAVLSPCPPPRRKGTANEIPEALPRLRSSVPEERILAAAEEAGRVGLGKTEAAVIAGTGPEAAEAGIERLLSAGGLRGNAGGRRFWHTKAVEQAAAEGIRALSLLHDRFPDREGFPREEVAAAFPVPPDMELLALAFSGRKELGKAGELHFLPERRPRSVDLSSPLAKAIADKVRGAGLSALSKTELADSLRPPDRKEFEKTLEGLVKAGKVLRVKDLHFDPDAVSRLRDQLVAFLEKRKEITVPEFKELGGGLSRKYIIPLMEHFDLAKVTLRIGDKRILRKGT, from the coding sequence ATGTCCGGAAAGGTGATCGTCGGGACGGCGGGGCACATCGACCACGGGAAGAGCGCCCTCGTGCGCGCGCTGACCGGCACCGACCCGGACCGGCTCAAGGAGGAGAAGGAGCGGGGAATCACGATCGAGCTGGGGTTCGCCCGGCTTTCCCTCCCCTCCGGGATCCTCGCCGGGATCGTCGACGTCCCGGGGCACGAGAGATTCGTCCGGACCATGGTGGCGGGAGCGGCCGGGATCGACATCGTGATGCTCGTGATCGCGGCGGACGAGGGGGTGATGCCGCAGACGCGCGAGCACCTCGACATCTGCCGCCTCCTCGCGATCCGGGGGGGGCTGGTGGCGCTCACCAAGCGCGACAAGGTCGACCCCGACTGGGCGGCCCTCCAGGAGGAGGAGGTTCGCTCCTTCGTGCGGGGGACCTTCCTCGAGGACGCCCCGATCGTCCCGGTCTCCTCGGTGACCGGCGAGGGGCTTCCCCGGCTGGTTTCCGAGCTCGACCGGATCGCCTCCGCCGTCCCGGGAAAGGATCCCTCCCTCTTCTTCCGCCTCCCCGTCGACCGTTCCTTCACCATGAAGGGGTTCGGAACGGTGGTGACCGGTACCGTCGTCGGGGGGACGGTGCGGTCGGGAGACGAGGTGCAGGTGCTCCCCGGCGGGGAATCGGCGAAGGTCCGCGGGCTCCAGGTCCACGGCGGGCCGGCCGCTCACTCCACGGCGGGGACCCGCACGGCGGTGAATCTCCAGGGGCTGGAGAAGGAGAGCGTGCCGCGGGGGGCGGTCCTCTGCCATCCCGGAACCTTCGCCCCCACGAAGGCGGTCGACGCCTTCCTCGAGTACCTGCCTCTCGTCCCGAAACCGCTGCGGAGCCGGGCCCGGGTCTCCTTCCACGCGGGGACCTTCTCCTGCCTCGGGAGGGTGTTCCTCTACGGGACCGCCGGGATCCCCCCGGGCGGCTCGGGGTACGCCCGGATCGAGCTCGAGGAGGAGCATATCCTCGGGGGCGGGGACCGGTTCATCCTGCGGGGGTTCGCCCCGCTGGAGAACTTCGGCTACACGATCGGCGGAGGGGCCGTCCTTTCCCCCTGCCCTCCCCCGCGACGGAAAGGGACGGCGAATGAGATTCCGGAGGCGCTTCCGCGCCTCCGCTCCTCCGTGCCGGAGGAGCGGATCCTGGCCGCGGCGGAGGAGGCGGGCCGCGTCGGACTGGGGAAAACGGAGGCCGCCGTCATCGCGGGAACCGGCCCCGAGGCGGCAGAGGCCGGGATCGAACGGCTTCTCTCCGCGGGAGGCCTTCGCGGAAACGCGGGCGGCCGGCGCTTCTGGCACACCAAAGCGGTGGAGCAGGCGGCGGCCGAGGGGATTCGCGCCCTCTCGCTCCTTCACGACCGGTTCCCCGACCGGGAAGGGTTCCCCCGGGAGGAGGTCGCCGCGGCCTTTCCGGTTCCCCCGGACATGGAGCTGCTGGCGCTGGCGTTTTCGGGAAGGAAGGAGCTCGGAAAAGCGGGGGAGCTCCACTTCCTTCCGGAGCGCCGACCCCGTTCGGTGGATCTGTCGTCGCCCCTTGCGAAGGCGATCGCGGACAAGGTCCGCGGCGCGGGCCTCTCCGCCCTGTCGAAGACGGAACTTGCGGACAGCCTGCGTCCACCCGACAGAAAGGAATTCGAGAAGACGCTGGAGGGGCTGGTCAAGGCCGGGAAGGTGCTTCGGGTGAAGGACCTCCATTTCGATCCGGACGCCGTCTCCCGTCTCAGGGATCAGCTCGTCGCGTTCCTGGAGAAGAGGAAGGAGATCACGGTGCCGGAGTTCAAGGAGCTCGGCGGGGGGCTTTCGCGCAAGTACATCATCCCCCTGATGGAGCACTTCGACCTGGCCAAGGTGACCCTGCGGATCGGCGACAAGCGGATCCTTCGGAAAGGGACGTAG